Genomic DNA from Bosea sp. (in: a-proteobacteria):
CGTGTCTCCTGCCCTGTTCAGCCCCAATCGGAAGACTCCCGCCATGCTCCACGCCAAGCCCGGAAGGTCCTGACATGCATGTGCTGATTGTCGGCGCCGGCATCACCGGGACCGCCTGCGCCCATGCCCTGCTGGACGAGGGCCACAGCGTGACGCTGCTCGACCCCGACGGCAGCGCCCGGCGAAGCTCCGGCGCACCCTCGGCCGGGAACGCAGGGTGGATCGCCCATGCCGACATCCTGCCGCTGGCCCATCCGAAGATCCTGCGGGAAGCGCCGCGCATGTTGTTCGATCCGCTTGGGCCGCTGGCCATCAGGCCATCCTATCTGCCCTGGCTGCTGCCATGGTTCGCCCGATTCCTGAGCGCTTCACGTCCCTCCGCCGTCGAGGCCTCGACACGGGCTCTGGTCGATCTGCAGAGCCGGGCGCTGCCCGGCTGGCTCGCCCGCGCCAAGGCCCTGGGGCTCGAGCGGCACATTCACCGCAAGGGCGGGCTCTACATGCTCGACACGCCGGCCAGCGTGACGAAGGCGAAGCTCGAAACATTGCAGCAGCGCGATTTCGGCATCGAGGTCGACGTCATCAGCTTCAACGAGGCGAAACAGCTTGAACCGGCCCTGCGAGAGGTCTTCGCCGGCGCGCTGTTCCACGCGGATTCCGCCCATATTTCCGATCCGCTGTGGCTGACCACCGCCCTGCACGATGCGGCGCTGGCGCGCGGCGCGGTCACCCGGCGCGCGAGCGTCCGCGCGCTTTCGGCCGACGGCAAGCCTGCCGCCCTCACCGACGGCGGCGTGATGGAGGCCGACGCCATCGTGCTCGCCGCCGGCATCTGGTCGCGCCCCCTCGCCGCAGGCCTCGGCGACAAGATCCCGCTCGACACGGAGCGCGGCTACAATGTCAGCTTCAAGGGCGTGACGGACCTTGTTTCGCGCCCCATCGCCTTCAAGGACCACGGCTTCATCATCAACGCGCTCGATTCAGGCGTGCGGATCGGCGGAGCGGTCGAGTTCGGCGGCGTGAAGGCCAAGCCCAACCATGCCCGCACAAAGGCGCTCTACGACAGGTGCGACGGCTTCATCGAGGGCCTGCCCTCCTTCGGGAGCGGCGAGGTCTGGATGGGCTTTCGGCCCTCGCTTCCTGACTCTGTGCCGGTGATCGGCCCCTCGCGGGCCTCGCCGCGGATCATCTACGCCTTCGGCCATGGCCATCTGGGCATGACCCAGAGCCAGGTCACTGCATCAATGGTGGCCGACCTCATCGCCGGCCGGCCGAGCGGCTTCGACATCTCGCCCTTCCGCGCGCAGCGTTTCTGACAGCATTGCGCCGACAGGGCCTCGCCTTGCGGTTGAATCATTGCGATAACGACCGGAATCGATTTCGCCGCAATCCGGGCCAACCCCATGACCTCACACACCTTCTTCTGCCTTGACGGCCACACCTGCGGCAACCCCGTGCGCCTTGTGGCGGGCGGCGGGCCGAACCTGCACGGCGCCAGCATGGTCGAGAAACGCGCCCATTTCCTCGCCGAGTTCGACTGGATCCGCACAGGCCTGATGTTCGAGCCGCGCGGCCACGACATGATGTCGGGCGCGATCCTCTATCCGCCGACGCGGCCCGATGCGGACATCGCCTTCCTCTTCATCGAGACGTCGGGCTGCCTGCCCATGTGCGGGCATGGCACCATCGGCACCGTGACCATGGCCCTCGAGCGCGGGCTGGTGACGCCCCGCACCCCCGGCATTCTGAAGATCGACACGCCCGCGGGCCTCGTCACCGCCACCTACGTCCAGGACGGCCCTTACGTGAGTTCCGTGCGCATCACCAATGTCGCGTCCTACCTGCACGCAAGCGGCCTCACCGCGCATGTGGAGGGGCTGGGCGAGATCACGGCCGATGTGGCCTATGGCGGCAACTTTTACGCGATCATCGACCCGCAATCCGCCTTCTGCGACATTGCCGACGTCACGCCATCGGATCTGCTGCGCTGGAGCCCGAAGGTCCGCGAGGCCTTCCGCGCCCGCTACAGCTTCGTCCATCCCGAGAACCCGGCCATCAACGGTCTGAGCCATGTGCAATGGACCGGCCGGCCGCAGCACCCCGAAGCCCATGCGCGCAACGCCGTGTTCTATGGCGACAAGGCCATCGACCGCAGCCCCTGCGGCACCGGCACCTCCGCGCGCATGGCGCAATGGGCCGCGCAGGGAAAGCTGAAGGTCGGCGATGATTTCGTGCATGAAAGCATCATCGGCACGCTGTTCCGCGGCCGCGTCGAGGCGGCTGCCAAGGTCGGCGCCTTCGACGCCATCATCCCCTCCATAGAGGGTTGGGCGCGCCTCACCGGCTACAACACGATTCTCATCGACGATCGCGATCCGCTCGCCCACGGCTTCCAGCTGCGGGACTGAGCGGGGTCAACTTCACTTGCTTGCTCATTTCATGATCAGGACGCGCCTGGCGGAGTGCCGCAATGAAATCCGGCACAAACAAGGCCGCCCCTGCATCACTCAATCGATTATCATGATAGCATAAAACTGTTCCACCCCATCAAATTGGTCCACCTTGAATCATCCCGCATGACAACGAGTGAGCGGGCGCGGCTGCGCTCGCTGGCGCAGGCTTCACGGCAGCGGCCGGCCCATATGCACAGTTTGTGGGCACTTATTCACGCCCCGCCTGCGGAAAGGCTTGTTCGCGTTCCGCGCCGTTGCTAGCAATGGTCGGCATGGTCGCAGGGCGGCGAACGGCGCGCATTCCGCGCCGAGAAGAACCCGCCAGGGCCAAGCCACAGAGGGGTTGCGCGTCTACATGGAAATCTTTCTCCAGCAGCTCATCAACGGGCTGACCCTGGGGTCGATCTACGGCCTCATCGCCATTGGCTACACGATGGTCTTCGGCATCATCGGGATGGTGAACTTCGCCCATGGCGACGTGTTCATGCTCTCGTGCTTCATCGCGCTCATCATTTTCATGCTGATCTCGGCGGCCCTGGGCGCCGGCATGGTGGTGGTCGCGCTTCTGCTGGTGCTGGTCATCGGCATGGCGCTGACCTCGCTCTGGAGCTGGACGATCGAGCGCGTGGCCTATCGCCCGCTGCGCGGCTCCTTCCGCCTCGCGCCGCTGATCTCGGCGATCGGCATGTCGATCTTCCTGATGAACTTCGTCCAGCTCGTGCAGGGCCCGCGCAACAAGTCGATCCCGCCCATCGTCGACGGCGGCTTCGTCTTCTTCGCCCTGAGCGATTACCCCGTGCGCCTCGCCTACAAGCAGATCGTCATCATGGCCGTGACCGCAGTGCTGCTGCTTGGCTTCTGGTATCTCGTGCAGAAGACCTCGCTCGGCCGCGCCCAGCGCGCCTGCGAGCAGGACCGCAAGATGGCCGCGCTGCTCGGCATCGACGTTGACCGCACGATCTCGATCACCTTCGTCATCGGCGCGGCGCTCGCGGCCGTGGCGGGCGTGATGTACCTGCTGCAATATGGCGTTATCAGCTTCACCGATGGCTTCATCCCGGGCGTCAAGGCCTTCACCGCCGCCGTGCTTGGAGGCATCGGCTCGCTGCCCGGAGCGGTTCTGGGCGGGCTCATCATCGGGCTGATCGAAGTGTTCTGGTCAGCCTACTTCTCGATTGACTACAAGGACGTGGCAGCCTTCTCGATCCTCGCGATCACCCTCATCTTCCTGCCCTCCGGCATCCTTGGCCGGCCTGAAGTGGAGAAGGTGTGATGGCCAAGGCTGGCGGACAACTCGTGGACCAGGGCAAGCCGGTGAAGACGGGCCTGGCCCCGGCGCTGAAGGAGGCGGCCTTCGCGGGGCTCATCACCTTCGGGCTGTGCATTCCCATCATCGCCTACGGCACCCGGCAGGACCTCAACAACAGGCTCATCCTCGACGCGCGCTGGGATGCGGTCGCCTGGGCCGTGGCCATCGTGTTCATAGGCCGCCTGCTGGTGACGCTGAACACCCAGCGCCGGGCGGCTGGCGGCGCGGCGATCATGCGCGTGCCGCAAGCCGTGAAGCCCTTCCTCGCCCGGCTCTCGCCTGTGCTGGCCCCCATCGCCATCGGCTTTCTCTTCGCCTTCCCGGTGATCTCCATCATGCTTTCGGGTTGGCAGGGCTCGACCAAGTGGATCGACAATTTCGGTGTGCAGATCCTGATCTACGTCATGCTCGGCTGGGGTCTGAACATCGTGGTGGGCCTCGCCGGCCTTCTGGACCTGGGCTATGTCGCTTTCTACGCGGTCGGCGCCTATTCCTATGCGCTCTTCGCCACCAGCGTCATTCCCGCGACCTACCCTGCGCTCGGCGTCTGGGCCTTCTGGATCTGTCTGCCCGTTGCAGGCATCCTGGCGGCCTTCTGGGGCATATTGCTGGGCTTTCCCGTGCTGCGCCTGCGGGGCGATTACCTAGCCATCGTCACGCTTGCCTTTGGCGAGATGATCCGCCTCGTGCTGATAAACTGGGTGGATTTCTCGGGCGGCTATGCGGGCATCTCCGGCATTCCGCGCCCGAGCTTCTTCGGCATTCCGTTCAACGCCAGCGACAAAGGCTTTGCTGCGACCTTCGGGCTTGAGTTCACGCCGCTCTACCGCACCATCTTCCTGTATTACGTGATCCTGGTGCTCGCGCTGCTCACCGCCTTCGTCACCATCCGCCTGCGCCGCATGCCGGTTGGCCGCGCCTGGGAAGCCCTTCGCGAAGATGAGATCGCCTGCCGTTCGCTGGGCATCAACACCACCACCACCAAGCTCACCGCCTTTTCGCTGGGCGCGGGCTTTGGCGGGATCGCCGGCGCCTTCTTTGCGGCCAAGCAGGGCTTCATCAGTCCCGAGAGCTTCACCTTCATGGAATCGGCGGTGATCCTGGCCATCGTCGTGCTCGGCGGCATGGGCTCGCTCTGGGGTGTCGCCATCGCGGCGGCCGTCATGACGGGCGGCCCCGAACTGATGCGCGAGATGGAATTCACCAAGCAGATCTTCGGGCCGGAGTTCGACCCCACGCAATATCGCATGCTGCTGTTCGGCCTCGCCATGGTCGTCATCATGATCTGGAAGCCGCGCGGGCTGATTTCGACCCGCGAGCCGACTGCCTTCCTGAAGCAAAGCAAGGCCGTCTCGGGTTCGCACGTCAAGGAGGGGCACGGCTGATGGATACGCCCCCCCTCCTCAGGGTCGAGCATCTCACCATGCGCTTTGGCGGCCTCGTGGCCGTCAACGACCTGTCCTTCGATGTCCACAAGGGCGACATCACCGCCCTGATCGGCCCCAATGGCGCTGGCAAGACCACGGTGTTCAACTGCATCACGGGCTTTTACAAGCCGACCGAAGGCATGATGACGCTCAGCTTCGACGATGGGCGGCAACTGCTGCTGGAGCGCCTGCCCGATTTCAGGATCGCGGCGGAAGCCCGCGTGGCCCGCACCTTCCAGAACATCCGCCTGTTCACCGGCATGACCGTGCTGGAGAACCTGCTTGTCGCGCAGCACAATGTCCTGATGAAGGCCTCCGGCTATACCATTCTGGGCCTGCTCGGGATCGGCGGCTACAAGGCCGCCTCCCGCGCTTCGATCGAAAAGGCGAAGTACTGGCTGGACAAGACGCGCCTCACCGAGCGCGCCGACGATCCGGCCGGCGATCTGCCCTATGGCGACCAGCGCCGCCTCGAGATCGCGCGCGCCATGTGCACCGATCCGATCCTGCTCTGCCTCGACGAGCCGGCCGCGGGCCTCAACCCGCGCGAAAGCCTTGAGCTGAACAACCTCCTTCGCTCGATCCGCAAGGATGACGGCGTCTCGATCCTGCTGATCGAGCATGACATGAGCGTCGTGATGGAAATCTCCGACCATGTCGTGGTGCTCGACTACGGCACCAAGATTTCCGACGGGACGCCTGCCCATGTGCAGAACGACCCGAAGGTCATCGCCGCGTATCTCGGCGTCGAGGATGAAGAGGTCGAGGCCGTGGAAGCCGAGGTGGGCCTGTGAACACGATCACCGACATGACGGGCGCGCCCCTGAGCCAGGCCGCCGTGCAGCCCATGCTCCAGGTCCGTGGCGTCAAGACCTATTACGGCGCGATCATCGCGCTCAAGGGCGTCGACATCGACGTGAACCAGGGCGAGATCGTCACGCTGATCGGCGCCAACGGCGCGGGCAAGTCAACGCTGATGATGACCATCTTCGGCAATCCCCGCGCGCGGGAAGGCTCCATCACCTATGGCGGGCGGGACATCACCGCCATGCCCACCCATGAGATCGCGCGCCTGGGCATCGCCCAGTCGCCAGAGGGCCGGCGCATCTTCCCGCGCATGACCGTCCATGAGAATCTCCAGATGGGCGCGGCGGTGGATGGTTACGCGCATTTCGAGCAGGATCTGGAGCGGGTGTGCACGCTGTTCCCCCGGCTAAAGGAGCGACTGCAGCAGCGCGGCGGCACGCTCTCGGGCGGCGAGCAGCAGATGCTGGCGATCGCCCGCGCGCTGATGAGCCGGCCCAGGCTGCTGTTGCTGGACGAGCCTTCGCTGGGCCTCGCCCCGCTCATCGTCAAGCTGATCTTCGACGCCATCCGCGACCTCAACCGCACCGAAGGCCTGACGGTTTTCCTTGTCGAGCAGAACGCCTTCCATGCGCTCAAGCTCGCCCATCGCGGCTATGTCATGGTCAACGGCGTCGTCACCATGAGCGGGACGGGCCAGGAACTGCTCGCCAATCCGCAGGTCCGCGCGGCCTATCTCGAAGGCGGACGGCATTGATGACGCGCACCGCAACAACACCGCAGCGCCCGCGCAGCAAGGCAGGCGCGTCCAGCGGCAGCAAAGGAGCCGAGTGATGCAGGGCATCCTTTATGAGGAACAGTCTGTCTGGCTGTTCGCGCTCGTCACCCTGATCATCGGCGGCTGGACGGCCTGGATGACGGGCCGCGCCATCGCGCTGACCTGGCGTCCGCTCTGGCAACTGCCGCTCTACATCCTCGTCCTCGGGTTGTTCGTCAGGTTCATCCACTTTGCGCTGTTCCACGGCACCTTGCTGACGACCTACTACTACATGATCGACACCGCCTTTCTGGTTGTCTTCGCGCTGGCGGGCTATCGCTACACCCGCACCACGCAGATGACGACGCAGTATCGCTGGCTTTACGAGCGCAAGGGTCCCTTCAACTGGTCCCCACGCGGCGGCTGAGGCAGAACGCAACGGCAGGTCGGGCCGGAACCAGAAAAAGGTTCACATTGCACGAGCTTGACGGGTGACATCCCCATGAAAACGCGCAAGACTGCGGCTCACGGTGGTTTCACGCGCCGGGACGGGCCACGCCTCATGGCGAGCGGACCGTGTCAAAAACGAGGGAGAAGGTATCCATGAAGAAGACCATGTTGAGCGGCATTGCACTTGGTGCGATGATCGCGTTTTCCGGTGCCGCGCAGGCGCAGATCAAGATGGGCGTCGCAGGCCCCATCACCGGCCCCAACGCCGCCTTCGGCGCACAGCTCAAGAACGGCACCGAACAGGCCGTCGAAGACATCAACGCCGCTGGCGGCATCCTTGGCCAGCGCATCACGCTCTCCATCGGAGACGATCGCTCGGACCCGAAGGAAGGCGTCTCGGTCGCCAACAAGTTCTCCGCTGACGGCATCAAGTTCGTCGTCGGGCACTTCAACTCCGGCGTCGTCATGCCGGCCTCGGAAGTCTACGCCGAGAACGGCATCCTGATGATCTCGCCCTCGGCGACCAACCCGCGCATCACCGAGCGTGGTCTTTGGAATGCGTTCCGCACCTGCGGCCGTGACGACCAGCAGGGCGCGGTGGCTGCCGACTTCATCGCGAAGAATCTGAAGGGCAAGAAGATCGCCGTCGCCCATGACAAGACCACCTATGGTCAGGGCCTTGCCGACGAAACCCGCAAGGCGATGCGCGCGGCTGGCGTCAACGACGTGCTCTATGAAGGCGTGAACGCCGGCGAGAAGGATTTCTCGGCGCTCGTCTCCAAGATCAAGGCCTCCGGCGCGGACGTGCTGTACTGGGGCGGCCTGCACACCGAAGGCGGTCTGATCGTGCGGCAGATGCGCGACCAGGGCCTCAAGACCATCATGATGTCGGGCGACGGCATCACCTCCGACGAGTTCGCCGCGATCGGCGGTCCTGGTGTCGAAGGCACGCTGATGACCTTCCCGCCCGATCCGCGCAAGCGCCCGGAAGCGGCGGCCGTGGTGAAGCGCTTTGAATCCAAGCGTTTCAACCCCGAATCCTACACACTCTACAGCTATGCCGCTGTCGAGGTCATGAAGCAGGCTGCGGAAGGCGCGAAGTCGCTCGATCCGAAGAAGATGGCCGAGTTCATGAAGACCGGCGCGAAGTTCAAGACCGTGATCGGCGAACTCTCCTTCGACAAGAAGGGTGACATCACCCGTCCGGACTACACCATGTACACTTGGAAGAAAGGCGCTGACGGCAAGATCACTTACATCGAGAATTGATCGCCGGAGGCTTGGCCCGGGCCATGCGCCCGGGCTCATGGCTTGACCCGCCCGGTTCATTCCGGGCGGGTTTTTTCATGGCCTGATCCGGTTCAGCCGCGGGCAGCGCCGATCACGCGGCACATGGCGCCGCGCACCATGTCGGGGCTGGCCGTGAGCGCCAGCGCATTTGGTTCGGATCAATCATCACCTTTCAAGGTGTCGGCTAATCGCATTTGCTACGGACATCACTGCAAGGCTTGACCGGAGCCGCAAGCCGCAACCAAGGGTCAGGAACCGGAGCAGCGCTTATCCCAGCGTGGCGAGCTGCGGGAAGGTTTCCAGCAGCCAGAACGCCGTGCGCTCCATTCCGCCCGTGAGGAATGCCACGCCTGTCACCACCAGCAGCCCGCCCATGGCGAGTTCGATCTTGCGGAAATGGGGCTTCACGCCCGCCATCGCCCCGATGAAGCGCTCGATGCCGAAGGCGGCGATGATGAAGGGGATGCCAAGCCCCAGCGAATAGACCGCCAACAGCGACATGCCGCGATACAAGGTCTCGGTGGAGCCGGCCACGGCCAGGATCGCGGCAAGGATCGGGCCGATGCAGGGCGTCCAGCCGAAGGCGAAGGCAAGGCCCATGAGATAGGCCCCGCCCGGCCCGGCCGGTGTCGCGACATCGAGCCGCTTTTCCCGGTAGAGCATTGCAAGGCGGAACACTCCGAGGAAATGCAGACCCATGACGATGATGGCGGCGCCGGCGGCCCATGACAGCGCCCACATGTAATCGCGCAGCACCTGGCCCAGCGCGCTGGCCGTGGCGCCCAGCAGCACGAAGACAGTGCTGAAGCCCGCGACGAAGGAGAACGCAGCCAACATCACGTCACGGCGGGCCGCGATGCGGTTCGCGCCCTCCTCCCGCATCTCCTCGACAGTGGTGCCCGCCAGATAGCACAGATAGGGAGGCACGAGCGGCAGCACGCAGGGGCTCAGGAACGAGAGCACGCCCGCGATCAGCGCCGCAAGAAAACCGACATCAGCCATGCTCGCGCTGATAGCGCGAGTTTGTGGATGAATCCTAGTGCGCTCTCACACAGCGCTTCACGCTTTTGGCCACGATGCTGAGCTCTTCAAGCGCGCAGGGCCGCTTGCTGTCTGGCCGATGGGGCTGCCCTCATGCTAGATTCGGCCCCGATCGATCCGACATGGACGGGTGAACATGACAACTCACGGCAATGCGGCCCATATCGGACGGACCCCAAACCAGGTCGACAACTTCGATCCGGCCTGGGCGCGCTTGCGGCAGGAGGCGCAGCGCGTCGTGGAGACGGAGCCGACGCTGGCGGGCTTGGTTCTGTCCACCATCATCAACCAGCCTTCGCTCGATGCCGCCATAACCCACCGCGTCGCCGCGCGGCTCGGCCATCCTGTCGTCCCGGCCGATCTCATCGCCCAGAGTTTCGACGAGGCGCTGGCCGCCGATCCCGGCATCCGCGAGGCGTTCCGCGCCGACATGGTGGCTGTGGTGGATCGTGATCCGGCCTGCACCCGGCTGGTCGAGCCTGTGCTCTACTTCAAGGGCTTCCATGCCATCCAGACGCACCGGCTCGCCCACTGGCTCTGGAGCCGCGGCCGCGTCGACCTTGCGCTCTACCTGCAGAGCCGATCCTCCGAGGTGTTCCAGACCGACATCCATCCTGCCGCCCGCATCGGCCGCGGCGTCTTCCTCGATCACGCCACCGGGCTGGTCGTGGGCTCCACCGCCATCATCGGCGACAATGTCTCGATGCTGCAGGACGTGACCCTGGGCGGCACCGGCAAGGAGAAAGGCGACCGGCACCCCAAGGTCCGGTCGGGCGTGCTGATCGGCGCCGGCGCAAAGATCCTGGGCAACATCGAGGTCGGCGAGTGCGCGCGCGTGGCTGCTGGTTCCGTCGTGCTGGCGAACGTGCCGCGCAACAGCACTGTGGCCGGCGTTCCGGCCCGCGTGGTCGGCGAGGCCGGCTGCGCCGAGCCTGCCAGGGCCATGGACCAATTGCTCGCTGATCTGGGCTGAACCCGGGCCTCGCGCTTTCCAAAGGGCTATCTTGCCTTGCCCTAGCGCGCCTGCCATGGCATCGCTCAGCTCTGAATCGACCCCTCCTCCATCGCTGGATTTGACCCGTGGACAAGACCGAACTCGCCAAGCTGGAGCGCTTCTTGCGCCGCACCTTCTCGAACCACGGCATTGCCGTGAAGGCACGCCCCAAGAAGAACGATTCCGCCGAGGTCTATATCGGCGACGAATACATCGGCATCCTGCATGTCGATGACGAGGACGGCGACCGCTCGTTCAACTTCACCATGGCAATCCTCGACGTCGATCTCGAGGACTGATCGAGCGCCTTGCCCTCACTCGGGCCGGCGGAAGCCGTCGACCAGTTGCTTCACCGCATCCGAAAGCGCGCGCCACTCCGCCAGCGCCTCGCGCGGGAAGCGCAGCCTTATGTCGATGCCGGTATGCTTGATCACGGCGCGGCAGCCCTCGTCGAAACCGATGCGGGCGAGATCCGCCGTGCAGCGGGCGAAGAACTCCGCGCCATCAGGCAGTGACATGTAGAGCTCCTCGCTCTCGAAGGGTGAACCCTTCTTGAAGTTCCGCACCACGAGCCCGCCCGGATTGGACCATGCGCCGGGCGTGAGGAACCGCGCCAGTGTGGCGAATTGGGCCGCCGGATCCGTTGAGGCGTCGGAAGGTCCCAGCGTGATATGGA
This window encodes:
- a CDS encoding FAD-binding oxidoreductase, producing the protein MHVLIVGAGITGTACAHALLDEGHSVTLLDPDGSARRSSGAPSAGNAGWIAHADILPLAHPKILREAPRMLFDPLGPLAIRPSYLPWLLPWFARFLSASRPSAVEASTRALVDLQSRALPGWLARAKALGLERHIHRKGGLYMLDTPASVTKAKLETLQQRDFGIEVDVISFNEAKQLEPALREVFAGALFHADSAHISDPLWLTTALHDAALARGAVTRRASVRALSADGKPAALTDGGVMEADAIVLAAGIWSRPLAAGLGDKIPLDTERGYNVSFKGVTDLVSRPIAFKDHGFIINALDSGVRIGGAVEFGGVKAKPNHARTKALYDRCDGFIEGLPSFGSGEVWMGFRPSLPDSVPVIGPSRASPRIIYAFGHGHLGMTQSQVTASMVADLIAGRPSGFDISPFRAQRF
- a CDS encoding 4-hydroxyproline epimerase, with product MTSHTFFCLDGHTCGNPVRLVAGGGPNLHGASMVEKRAHFLAEFDWIRTGLMFEPRGHDMMSGAILYPPTRPDADIAFLFIETSGCLPMCGHGTIGTVTMALERGLVTPRTPGILKIDTPAGLVTATYVQDGPYVSSVRITNVASYLHASGLTAHVEGLGEITADVAYGGNFYAIIDPQSAFCDIADVTPSDLLRWSPKVREAFRARYSFVHPENPAINGLSHVQWTGRPQHPEAHARNAVFYGDKAIDRSPCGTGTSARMAQWAAQGKLKVGDDFVHESIIGTLFRGRVEAAAKVGAFDAIIPSIEGWARLTGYNTILIDDRDPLAHGFQLRD
- a CDS encoding branched-chain amino acid ABC transporter permease LivH (LivHMGF is the membrane component of the LIV-I/LS branched-chain amino acid transporter); this translates as MEIFLQQLINGLTLGSIYGLIAIGYTMVFGIIGMVNFAHGDVFMLSCFIALIIFMLISAALGAGMVVVALLLVLVIGMALTSLWSWTIERVAYRPLRGSFRLAPLISAIGMSIFLMNFVQLVQGPRNKSIPPIVDGGFVFFALSDYPVRLAYKQIVIMAVTAVLLLGFWYLVQKTSLGRAQRACEQDRKMAALLGIDVDRTISITFVIGAALAAVAGVMYLLQYGVISFTDGFIPGVKAFTAAVLGGIGSLPGAVLGGLIIGLIEVFWSAYFSIDYKDVAAFSILAITLIFLPSGILGRPEVEKV
- the livM gene encoding high-affinity branched-chain amino acid ABC transporter permease LivM: MAKAGGQLVDQGKPVKTGLAPALKEAAFAGLITFGLCIPIIAYGTRQDLNNRLILDARWDAVAWAVAIVFIGRLLVTLNTQRRAAGGAAIMRVPQAVKPFLARLSPVLAPIAIGFLFAFPVISIMLSGWQGSTKWIDNFGVQILIYVMLGWGLNIVVGLAGLLDLGYVAFYAVGAYSYALFATSVIPATYPALGVWAFWICLPVAGILAAFWGILLGFPVLRLRGDYLAIVTLAFGEMIRLVLINWVDFSGGYAGISGIPRPSFFGIPFNASDKGFAATFGLEFTPLYRTIFLYYVILVLALLTAFVTIRLRRMPVGRAWEALREDEIACRSLGINTTTTKLTAFSLGAGFGGIAGAFFAAKQGFISPESFTFMESAVILAIVVLGGMGSLWGVAIAAAVMTGGPELMREMEFTKQIFGPEFDPTQYRMLLFGLAMVVIMIWKPRGLISTREPTAFLKQSKAVSGSHVKEGHG
- a CDS encoding ABC transporter ATP-binding protein translates to MDTPPLLRVEHLTMRFGGLVAVNDLSFDVHKGDITALIGPNGAGKTTVFNCITGFYKPTEGMMTLSFDDGRQLLLERLPDFRIAAEARVARTFQNIRLFTGMTVLENLLVAQHNVLMKASGYTILGLLGIGGYKAASRASIEKAKYWLDKTRLTERADDPAGDLPYGDQRRLEIARAMCTDPILLCLDEPAAGLNPRESLELNNLLRSIRKDDGVSILLIEHDMSVVMEISDHVVVLDYGTKISDGTPAHVQNDPKVIAAYLGVEDEEVEAVEAEVGL
- a CDS encoding ABC transporter ATP-binding protein, whose amino-acid sequence is MTGAPLSQAAVQPMLQVRGVKTYYGAIIALKGVDIDVNQGEIVTLIGANGAGKSTLMMTIFGNPRAREGSITYGGRDITAMPTHEIARLGIAQSPEGRRIFPRMTVHENLQMGAAVDGYAHFEQDLERVCTLFPRLKERLQQRGGTLSGGEQQMLAIARALMSRPRLLLLDEPSLGLAPLIVKLIFDAIRDLNRTEGLTVFLVEQNAFHALKLAHRGYVMVNGVVTMSGTGQELLANPQVRAAYLEGGRH
- a CDS encoding branched-chain amino acid ABC transporter substrate-binding protein, which translates into the protein MKKTMLSGIALGAMIAFSGAAQAQIKMGVAGPITGPNAAFGAQLKNGTEQAVEDINAAGGILGQRITLSIGDDRSDPKEGVSVANKFSADGIKFVVGHFNSGVVMPASEVYAENGILMISPSATNPRITERGLWNAFRTCGRDDQQGAVAADFIAKNLKGKKIAVAHDKTTYGQGLADETRKAMRAAGVNDVLYEGVNAGEKDFSALVSKIKASGADVLYWGGLHTEGGLIVRQMRDQGLKTIMMSGDGITSDEFAAIGGPGVEGTLMTFPPDPRKRPEAAAVVKRFESKRFNPESYTLYSYAAVEVMKQAAEGAKSLDPKKMAEFMKTGAKFKTVIGELSFDKKGDITRPDYTMYTWKKGADGKITYIEN
- a CDS encoding cytochrome c biogenesis protein CcdA, translated to MADVGFLAALIAGVLSFLSPCVLPLVPPYLCYLAGTTVEEMREEGANRIAARRDVMLAAFSFVAGFSTVFVLLGATASALGQVLRDYMWALSWAAGAAIIVMGLHFLGVFRLAMLYREKRLDVATPAGPGGAYLMGLAFAFGWTPCIGPILAAILAVAGSTETLYRGMSLLAVYSLGLGIPFIIAAFGIERFIGAMAGVKPHFRKIELAMGGLLVVTGVAFLTGGMERTAFWLLETFPQLATLG
- the cysE gene encoding serine O-acetyltransferase; this translates as MTTHGNAAHIGRTPNQVDNFDPAWARLRQEAQRVVETEPTLAGLVLSTIINQPSLDAAITHRVAARLGHPVVPADLIAQSFDEALAADPGIREAFRADMVAVVDRDPACTRLVEPVLYFKGFHAIQTHRLAHWLWSRGRVDLALYLQSRSSEVFQTDIHPAARIGRGVFLDHATGLVVGSTAIIGDNVSMLQDVTLGGTGKEKGDRHPKVRSGVLIGAGAKILGNIEVGECARVAAGSVVLANVPRNSTVAGVPARVVGEAGCAEPARAMDQLLADLG
- a CDS encoding DUF3126 family protein, whose amino-acid sequence is MDKTELAKLERFLRRTFSNHGIAVKARPKKNDSAEVYIGDEYIGILHVDDEDGDRSFNFTMAILDVDLED